The genomic interval AGAACGGGAAGAAGCCCATCCTAATTTAAAAATTACATTATCAAAACGGCTCTCTAACTCTTTCATAAGAAAGGTTCCTGCATCCTCTACTTTCCCTCTTTTTCCTAATGCTTTTTTTACGTATTTGCTGAATTGCTCTTCTTTTAGATTATACCAATTTTTAAGTTTTTGTTTTTCTTTTAATTCCTTGCCGTATTCAGAAATAGATTTTCTTCTTTTAATTCTTTTGCCAGGCGGATAAGGCCTTTTTATCATAGCGCATTTAGTAGAGAAACATCGCTCTCCTCTTAAAAAAAGCTTGACTTCAGCTCTTCTACAAATTTTACATTTTGCGTTAATCATTTTAACATTTATGATTTTATACTCTTCTTGCCTTTCTAGGCCTGCACCCATTATGAGGTATAGGTGTAACATCCTTAATAGATAAAATATCAAAACCTCTGCTTGCTAAGGCTCTTATTGCTGAATCTCTGCCACTGCCAACGCCTTTTACTATTATTTGAATTCTTTCTATTCCTATTTTTTGAGCCCGTTGGATTAATGCTTCAGCGACTTTTGAAGCGGCAAAAGGGGTAGCTTTTTTTGTTCCCCTAAAACCGATATTGCCAGCGCTTGCCCAGCTTAATATATTTCCCTGCAAATCAGTCAGTGTAATAATAGTATTATTATAAGAAGAATAAATACAAACTCTGCCTTCGTTTATTTTTCTGGAAGGTTGAATCTTTGTCTCTTTTTTTACAGCAGCATCTACTTTTTCCTTTTCTTGAATCAGCTCTTTTTCTGTTTTTTGAATAATACGTTTCTTACCCACAGAAGCATACTAACATATTAACATACTAACATATTAACAAAATGTAAATTCAAAATGTTAAAATGCTTAAATGTTAGAATGTTAGAATGATTATTTTGCTGTTGGAGGCGGTTTTCTTCCGCTACCAACTGTTTTTCTTACATTGCCGCGAACAGTCCTATTATTGCTTTTAGTTCTTTGGCCTCTAACTGGTAAATTTTTAATATGACGGATACCCTTTAAGCAACCAATGTCTTTTAAGCGCTTTATGGCAACTATTCTTTCGCGCCTAAGGTCTCCCTCAATTTTATATTTCTTTTCAATGGCTTCTCTAAGCGCGTTAATCTGCTCTGGACTCAATTTAGAAGCAGGAATATAATGGTCAATCTCTGTTTCTGTCAAAATTTCTTTAGCCAAAGAACGGCCTATTCCATAAATATAGGTTAAAGCAATTTCTATTTGTTTGTTTTCCGGGATATTTATCCCTGCTATACGTGGCATGTTTCTACCCTTGGCGTTGTTTATGCTTCGGATTTTTAGAACAAATAATATAAACTCGCCCTTTTCTTCGGACGACTTTACAATCTTTACACATTTTTTTCACCGATGACCTAACTTTCATATCTTATAAATAAACACTAATTAAAACCACTAATTCTCACGAATAAGTATTTGGATATATCCGCGATTTTTATTCGTGATTCTATTAGTGGTTGCTATTTCCCTCTGTATACAATCCTGCCTCTATTTTCGTCATAAGGACCCATTTCTATTGTTACCTTATCACCAGCTAAAATTTTAATTCTATACATACGCAACCGGCCGGCAAGATAAGCAATTATTTCCCTTCCGTCATCTAACTTTACTTTAAATTTTAAACTAGGTAAAGTTTCTAAAACTATTCCCTCTATTTTTGTTTTATTTGAATTTTTGTTATTTAAATTCCCCATCTGGTATTAAGATTAACAAATTTTATAAAGCTAGTCAAGTTTAATTTCAATATCAATTTTTTCTGTATCTTTTGGAATTTTTTTAAGCCAAAAAGGCCAAAGTTCAATCTGAAAAGCGGTAATCTCTTGCTGATTTTCTAAAAGCACCTTTGCTTCATCAAATAATTTATCGCTTAAAGCATCTTTAAAAGCTAAAATATCAAGAGCAGGATAAATATTAGCTGAAAAATCTAAGGAAAGATTAACTTTACTGGCTTCTGAATTAATCGTTTGAATAGAATAACTGATTTGCACGCTTTCATTGTGCAACTTTTTATCTGCTGAAATCTGAGAAGAAATTGTATTTTTAACAAAATCCCTAAGATTTTGCTTTTTGAATGTTAATGCCTTTGACTTTAATTTCACTTTATAATTAAATCTTTCTGCTTCTGTTTCTGCTTGAATTGATGAAGATGATTCTATGATCTCTTGCTTTAAGGTTTTCTCTAATAAATAGTATTCTGGTTCCGCCTTGAGTAATAATGTCTTTTTAGTTTCTTTTTTTAAGCTGTCCAACAAGGCCTTTTCTGCATTTTCTAAATCTGCTTCAGTAACCTGAGCAACTATCCCTCCGCCTGCCATTGGAGAAAATGATTTAGCGTAAAAAAAAGTAAATTTGGAGGAACCGGCAAACCCAGGAATAGAGAAAGTTGTCGGCTCAATATTATAATCTTCACCAGGCTGGTCAGCAATAATTTCAACATCAATCTGGCCAGGAACCAGCTTGCCTTTTTCGTAATGGCCTCCTGGTATTACTATTTTCTTAGGCGTGCGAAACAGCTTTCCAGACGCAGAAACAAATCTTGTTGTTGCCACTAAAACCTGTGAAGAAGTAGAATAAGCATTATAAACACGGGCTATGCCTTTTGCTTTTTTAGAAACAGAACCAGTCGCAGAAAATTCCTGAACTATTTCTTTTTCTTCTTCCATTATTTCTCCTGAGATAATCTTATTAGAAAAATCGCTATCTTTAGTATTTAAATTTATGGTAATATTATCTTCAAAACTTAATAATTCTTTTTCCGGCCATATTTCTATTTCTGCTTTAGAAAAAGTGATGTGTATGAAAACACCTAAAAAAATAAAAGCAATTAGCAGAAATATAAGTTTTTTTGGAGACAAAAAAGCAATCTTCTCTCTCTTTTTAGATAAGCCATCTTTTTTCTTAATCAAAATGCTGTCTATACTTTCTTTTTTTGGAGGAATAATATCAAATATCTTTTTAGACATAAAAATATAATTTTTTCAGCGAAGAAAACAGATTTTTCGAAGCAATAAATTATTTAAACAAACATTTATTTCTCAAGAATGGCTTTTATTCTCCTGATGCCAGCGCTGCTTGATTCTTCTTTTATAATTTTAAATTTTCCCAATTCTCCAGTTCTCTTGACATGAGGGCCAGCGCAAATTTCTTTAGAAAAAACTTGTATTGAATAAACAAACACTTTTTCTGGATACTTTTCTTTAAAAAACGCTAAAGCGCCTGATTTTAATGCTTTTTCCAGCGGCATTTCTTGTTTTTTAACTTCTAAATCCTGCTTTATCTTTTGATTGACTAAATCCTCAACTTTTTTTATTTCTTCTTTGGCCAGCTTTCTATCAAAAGAAAAATCAAATCTTAATCTTTCTGAAGTAATATCAGAGCCCATCTGCTTAACCTTATCTCCTAAAACTTGTCTTAAAGCGCTATGAAGAAGATGAGTAGCAGTATGAAGTTTTGAAGAAAATTTTCCGCCGCCGCCAAATTTCTTTTCTTTGCCAGCCCGGGAAATCTCCTGGTGGTCCTTAAGCGCTTTTTCAAAACCTTGTTTGTCAACTTTTTTATTATGCTCTTTTGCTATTTCCTCTATCATTTCAATTGGAAAGCCATAATTTTGGTATAAATCAAAAGCTTGTTTTCCTGTAATGTCTCCTTTGACAATGATTATATTAGTTTCTTTAATACCAACTTCTAAGGCTTTTTCAAATTTCTCTTCCTCTTTTTGGATAACAGTTAAAATATCTGGTTGCTTGGAAAAAACTTCGGGATAAATGTCTTTATAAATCTCAATTGTTTTATTTGCTAAAGGAATTAAAAATCCTGGTCCTGCTTCTATTATCTTACCATAACGGATAGCTCTTCTCAAAATCCGCCTTAAAACATATCCTTGTTCTATATTGGAAGGAAAAACACCTTCGCTTATTAAAAATACAGAACCACGGATATGATCTGCTATAATTCTAAAATATTTTTTATTGTTTTCGTATTTTTTTGAAGATTGCCTTTCTATTTCTTGAATAATCGGCAGAAATAAATCTGTTTCATAAGCTGAATGTTTATTTTCTAAAATTGCCAGAACTCTTTCAAGACCCATTCCAGTATCTACATTTTTCTGAGAAAGTTTCTGATAATTGCCATTTTTGTTTTTTAAATATTCTATAAAAACAAGATTCCATATTTCTATAAAACGCTGGCATTTAGAACAATTAGGACCGCAATCTGTGTCTCCACAGCCAAATTCTTTTCCTCTGTCATAATGAATCTCTGAACAGGGTCCGCAAATTCCTGTCTCTCCTACTGGGCCCCAAAGATTGTCTTCTTCGCTAAATTCTTTTATTCTTTCTCCTGGAATACCTTGTTTTTTCCAAATCTTTATAGATTCCTCGTCTTTAGGAATTTCTTCGTTTCCTTTAAATATAGTAATATAAAATTTGTTTTTATCTAATTTAAGTTCATTGATTAAAAATTCCAAAGCATATTTAATTGTTCCTTGTTTAAAATAATGTCCTTTTTCATCCTGGCCAATTGACCAGTTTCCCAACATCTCAAAAAAAGTATTATGCGTATCATCGCCTATTTCTTCAATATCATCACTGCGAAAGCATTTTTGGCAATTAGCTAAGTGTCTTGTTTTAAAATCTTTTAGAACATCTTTTTCGCCAGATAAATACAAAGAAAACTGCTGCATTCCAGCAGTAGTGAATAAAACAGTAGAATCAGAAGGCAGCAAAGAAGAAGACGATACGATTTTATGCTTTCTTTTTTTAAAAAAATCTAAAAAATTCTTGCGCAGTTTATCAGAATTCATAGCTTTATTTTATCAAATTTTACCAAAAATAAAAGACCTTACTGGCCTTAATTTTTTTGGTTTCTTAGAGTTGTCCCGGGTCGATCTTTAAGATGTTCGACCAATACCTTTAAAGTTAAAGAGAGAATTCTCACCCTTCAACTTTAGTCAACACTTTTAAAATGTAATGATCCACGCACAGCTTCCGCTACGCGTGCCTTGTTACGACTTCACCCATATTACTGACCTTACCTTAGACCCCGTCAAGACGGGAGTTTCGGGCATTGCCAGCTCTCTTGGTGTGACGGGCGGTGAGTACAAGACTCAGGAACGTATTCATCGCCACATAGCTGATTGGCGATTACTAGCGATTCCAGCTTCATGAGGTCGAATTACAGACCTCAATCCGAACTGAGACCGGTTTTAAGGGATTAGCTTCACCTTGCGGCTAAGCAGCCCATTGTACCGGCCATTGTATCATGTGTGCAGCCCAGGGCATCAAAGGGCCATGCTGATTTGGCGTCATCCTCACCTTCCTCCCCGTTGTCCGAGGCAGTCCCCTATGACAAGTAAAACATAGGGCAAGGGTTGCGCAGGTTTCCCTATTAAAAGGAGCGTCTCACGACACCTGCTGACGACAACCATGCAGCACCTGTGCTAGTGTCCTTGTGGGTAGTTCCGATTTTCATCGGAATTTCACTAGCATGTCAAGCCCTGGTGAGGTTCTTCGTTTATCGTCGAATTAAGCCACATGATCCACCGCTTGTGTGAGTCCCCGTCTATTCCTTTGAGTTTTAGCCTTGCGGCCGTACTTCCCAGGCGGGATACTTAACGCGTTAGCTTCGCCACTGATAGGGTCGACACTACCAATAGCTAGTATCCATCGTTTACAGCGTGGACTACTGGGGTATCTAATCCCATTCGATACCCACGCTTTCGTCTCTCAGCGTCAGGGTTGCCCCAGCTGAATGCCTTCGCTTTCGGTGTTCCGGTCGATATCAACGGATTTCACCCCTACACCGACCGTTCCATCAGCCTCTAACACCCTCTAGTCTGAAAGTATCTTTGGCAATCTAAAGGTTAAGCCATTAGCTTTAACCAAAGACTTTTCAAACCGCCTACAGACGCTTTACGCCCAATAAATCCGGATAACGCTTGAAGCTTACGTATTACCGACGCTTCTGGCACGTAATTAGCGGCTCCTTATTCCTGGAGTACTGTCACCCGAAGGTTCATCCTCCAGAAAAGCAGTTTACAACCCGAAGGCCTTCTTCCTGCACGCGACGTCGCTGGGTCAGACTTTCGTCCATTGCCCAATATTCTCGACTGCTGCCTCCCGTAGGAGTTAGGCCCGTGTCTCAGTGCCTATGTTGGGGGCCGTGCTCTCACACCCCCTACTCGTCATTGCCTTGGTAAGCCATTACCTTACCAACAAGCTGATAAGCCGCAGACCATTCATTAAGCGGAATCGATTACTCAAAACCTTTACCCTTCGATTACTCTCAGGGACTATTGGGTATTAGTTCCGCTTTCGCGAAATTATTCCCAACTTAACGGTATGTATCTACGTGTTACTAACCCGTTCGCCACTCCCCCGATAAATCGGGAGCGTTCGACTTGCATGCCTTATCCACGTCGCCAGCGTTCATCCTGAGCCAGGATCAAACTCTCAAAAAATTTGATTCGGGACAACTCTAAAAAACCAATTTTATTATTCAATTATCAACGAACTTTCCTTGTTCCTTCTATTTTCATTGTATCAATTAATAAAATCTTTGTCAATTAAATAATCATACTCTAAATCTGCTTTGTTCTTTCCTATTCCGCAATATCGGGGTGAAAATCAACTTGATATTCTGGTATGCCAAGCGAAATACCGTAACGTTTCGCTTCGTCATGTTGTTCTTTGCTTGTTCGGTCAATGTAGAAAATTTTGTTCCGGAAAATAATATAGGCGTAAGTTTTATTTTTGAAATCGGCATACCACGAGCCGCCATGATCACGATCTAATGATTGGCTAATTTCTTCGGCTATATCTCTTGCCTCATTTTCCGGTATCTCAACAGTGTGTAAAGTCCATTGCGAAAGCCATGGTGTTTTATGTTTGGTCGTAACTTGTTCAACTTTCGTTGAGATAATCTTTACTTTTTTAAGAACCTTCTTATTTTCAAGAGATTCTTCAATGATAACGCCTTTATAATCTGTCATAATTTTTATACTACTTGAAATTTTATTCTATAGGAAATGGACTATTCCTAT from Candidatus Parcubacteria bacterium carries:
- the rpsK gene encoding 30S ribosomal protein S11, whose protein sequence is MGKKRIIQKTEKELIQEKEKVDAAVKKETKIQPSRKINEGRVCIYSSYNNTIITLTDLQGNILSWASAGNIGFRGTKKATPFAASKVAEALIQRAQKIGIERIQIIVKGVGSGRDSAIRALASRGFDILSIKDVTPIPHNGCRPRKARRV
- the infA gene encoding translation initiation factor IF-1 — translated: MGNLNNKNSNKTKIEGIVLETLPSLKFKVKLDDGREIIAYLAGRLRMYRIKILAGDKVTIEMGPYDENRGRIVYRGK
- the rpsM gene encoding 30S ribosomal protein S13; translated protein: MPRIAGINIPENKQIEIALTYIYGIGRSLAKEILTETEIDHYIPASKLSPEQINALREAIEKKYKIEGDLRRERIVAIKRLKDIGCLKGIRHIKNLPVRGQRTKSNNRTVRGNVRKTVGSGRKPPPTAK
- the rpsD gene encoding 30S ribosomal protein S4; translated protein: MINAKCKICRRAEVKLFLRGERCFSTKCAMIKRPYPPGKRIKRRKSISEYGKELKEKQKLKNWYNLKEEQFSKYVKKALGKRGKVEDAGTFLMKELESRFDNVIFKLGWASSRSQARQMVSHQHFLINGKKVNIPSYKLKKGDKITIHPSSLKLNIFQKLPAALKKYQLPAWLELNLEKLEAKVKEEPLMDESDFPAEISVIFEYYSR
- a CDS encoding alanine--tRNA ligase, which encodes MNSDKLRKNFLDFFKKRKHKIVSSSSLLPSDSTVLFTTAGMQQFSLYLSGEKDVLKDFKTRHLANCQKCFRSDDIEEIGDDTHNTFFEMLGNWSIGQDEKGHYFKQGTIKYALEFLINELKLDKNKFYITIFKGNEEIPKDEESIKIWKKQGIPGERIKEFSEEDNLWGPVGETGICGPCSEIHYDRGKEFGCGDTDCGPNCSKCQRFIEIWNLVFIEYLKNKNGNYQKLSQKNVDTGMGLERVLAILENKHSAYETDLFLPIIQEIERQSSKKYENNKKYFRIIADHIRGSVFLISEGVFPSNIEQGYVLRRILRRAIRYGKIIEAGPGFLIPLANKTIEIYKDIYPEVFSKQPDILTVIQKEEEKFEKALEVGIKETNIIIVKGDITGKQAFDLYQNYGFPIEMIEEIAKEHNKKVDKQGFEKALKDHQEISRAGKEKKFGGGGKFSSKLHTATHLLHSALRQVLGDKVKQMGSDITSERLRFDFSFDRKLAKEEIKKVEDLVNQKIKQDLEVKKQEMPLEKALKSGALAFFKEKYPEKVFVYSIQVFSKEICAGPHVKRTGELGKFKIIKEESSSAGIRRIKAILEK
- the rpmJ gene encoding 50S ribosomal protein L36, whose amino-acid sequence is MKVRSSVKKMCKDCKVVRRKGRVYIICSKNPKHKQRQG